A part of Onthophagus taurus isolate NC chromosome 7, IU_Otau_3.0, whole genome shotgun sequence genomic DNA contains:
- the LOC111422901 gene encoding uncharacterized protein C15orf61 homolog, which produces MLQLITKRFFYRSFQKFRTKPKASEVLSCYISQCNEPPWTSYFIKYSSIIDDQWGKSHFNWKVGKSNYHILRTGCYPYIKYHCTKRPDEDLLIQDLFFRWIKVINLGIPCLAYGIAAIILIKHTEIVQTPYGPIKIYFLYEEDKGSEY; this is translated from the exons ATGTTACAGCTTATTACAAAAAGGTTCTTTTACCGATCCTTTCAAAAGTTTCGTACTAAACCAAAAGCTTCGGAAGTGTTGTCATGTTACATTTCGCAGTGTAACGAACCACCATGGACGTCTTATTtcataaaa TATAGTAGTATTATTGATGATCAATGGGGGAAATCTCATTTTAATTGGAAAGTCGGAAAATCGAATTATCACATTTTAAGGACCGGATGTTATCCTTACATTAAATATCATTGTACGAAAAGGCCCGACGAAGATTTGTTGAttcaagatttattttttaggtggattaaagttatcaatttgg gcaTTCCTTGTCTAGCTTACGGAATAGCAGctattattttgataaaacacACCGAAATTGTTCAAACTCCATATGGGCCAATAAAAATCTACTTTCTCTATGAGGAAGATAAAGGTTCAGaatattaa